The sequence CctcagagatggaggaggacagGGCTTTGACAGTCCCAGCCAGGAAGAAGATGAGCAGGGGAAAGGGCAGGAGAAGGTAGGTGGGCAGGAGGAGGTCTTCGTGCAAAAATTTAAAGCTAAAGTAACCAAGAAACCCCAGGAGCAAGGGCAAAACCCAAATCATTAAGCAGACCACTAGCGTGATCTTGATGTTTCGTCTGAAGCAGTACCACAGTGGGCAGGCGATGACCAAAAACctataatagatagataaatagttAGGGAGCATGAGGATCCATCACATATAttcttaaaaaatacataaaaaaaactaaataaataggTACACACACTGGCTTTCTTGCACTCAGAGACAGATATCTACCTTTCCATGGCTACACACACCATGAAGCCAACACTGGCCATTAAACCAATGCTGTAGATAATTGCAGAGACAACAAACATGATGAAATTCTTGGGTTGTGCCACCAAGATgacaaagcagcacatctggatAAGGTCAGAGATGAGGAGGTTGATGACGTAGACAGGAGCAACATTGTTCTCTTGCACCTGCAGGAAATCGAGATGTAAAAAGGTCGTTCTGTTAACTTTGGGAGATAGCTGAGATGGAACTAAAGGCTAAGTTTGCTGATCCTACAAACATCAGATATCATTGATaggcacacacataaaaacatagaCCTCAATCATAATTCACACACCAGGGAATACAGAGCGTAGATGGCGAGTAAGGTCAAAGGAAGGCCGATGGAGCTGACAATACATGATGTCACAAAAAAGGTGGGTGGCAAGTCAGGTTCCAGTCCATAAGTGTCGTTCTCAATGGAGATGTCATACCAATCTTCCATGTCAAAGGAGATGTTATACAAATCCATTGTTCAGAGTGAGACCTGTTGGGATAGGATGTTACAGAAAGGAGAAGCATTTCTTAGCCTCTACTCTAACCTTTTCTTACTACCACCAacactgctactgctgccaGAGACACAGTGTAGGGAAAAGAAGAAGGGTCTCTCTGCCTCTAGTCAACACCTGCCAGCACAAGCTCATACAAACATGCCCACAATGCTTAGCAATAACGGAGTTAATAAAGCTGCAGGAGAAAGGGACTTGGCAGCTAAGCAGTATCTGCATTTTCTAGTACAGCATTCTTGTGGAAGACTTTTAAGAAACAAGGAGGGAGAAACAATTACAATCACCATCCGTGAATTATAAATAGTAACAATGTACAAACGTAAGAAAAAAGGCTCAGTTTCACTGATACTGAATAACAAATCTCAGCATGATGCCCCTCAGGTTGAATTGCCATTGTGCtggttattactgttataagaaataataaataaaacaatacataaataaataactatgaAGTTAGACATTAAGTTAGACATAAGATAATGCTGCAAGAAGTTGCATAAAACTGAATGCatgctgaataataaaatatatattcacaGTTTGGACGACGCTGGACCAAAGTCTGATCATGTTGCATCCACCAAAGTGCACCGATTCTTTGTCTTCATCCAAGCAGCCGATGTTGAGGAGCTACTCTAAATAATTtacgttattattattttggatccagttttagaaaaatatttaatagaAAATTGATTCCTGATAAATACATATGTTGCCATATAGCAACATTATATGACGATGGAAATGTAGTAACTCATTTGCCTGCAGCCATGTTGGCACCATTGGCATGATTGCTTGATTTTTAGTAAGTAGAAGTCTTATACAGGACATGAATATCAAAAGCCACTTAATTAAATCAAGAGCAGTaggttgataaaaaaaagaaagaaaaaagaattctttcattacaaaaaaaataaggacATTTATATTTCTCAGTCAACTGTGCAGGCAACACAATATCCATGCATGTTTCAACTTAGAATTTGGTTCATTAATGCTTGGACTGTATCATCAGATGCAAGTCATGTTTACGCTGCTTACTGAGAATTCTGTCAATGCAGAGGTCTTTAGATAGTGCTGTTGTGGGGCCCCAACACTGTGAACACTTGAGGCCTACTCAGTGGGTCAGTGGCTGCTGGGGTCCCAGCTTTAGCCCACTGTTAATGTCAGGCTCAAACTATGGGCACTGCTGGAACTTCCAGTGCAGTAAGAAGTTAGTCCCAGTCATCGATAGCTCCGCAGTTTTTctacaaatgtacaaacaaatttaaatacaaCAATTATGCAGCcaaattcattaattcattatgTAATCTGAAACATTAATCCAACAATAATAATGGTGAACCCTAGATTGATGCACTTTGTGGGGAGAtgacccaaaacaaaaagacatttgTGCCACGACTGATGATCAGATTGAGTTTGTTATGTCTGACCTTCAGCCTAGCATTCACAGGTGCACTGTTAATGTTGGGCACCTATTAAAGAGCTCAATTAATAGTAGTATACTGGAGTAAGTCCTTACTGAGAGTCCTGTCTTTAGAGAGAATTGTTAAATGACTCATATAAACCACCTCTTCAGATTAATTTACAACTTGTGAATGCAAATGCAAGACACTGCATTTGTGCCTGaaaattgtattgtattctgactttaatctatattttaaatttgaaacttAAATCTTACTGTAAAATGCTTTTTTGGTTGGCTTTAATGTTTGGTATGCATGATGGTTATTCCTGTTTGTAATGTTTCAGTTACCCTTACTCATGGTTTGAGCTCTTTGGTGCAGAGCAACCCAAAGGACCAGCAGGCTGTTATGGTCTGTGCCAGGCCATAGGTTTGGCTTGTGGTTTTCCTGTGTATTCCCCTCCCTTGCGTTCTCCTGCCAGTCTGTGTTTTGAGTGTGGCTTAGgcgtgtctgtctatctctttcCTGGTTTCTTgctccacaaacacacctgctccTGCTTGCCATCAGCGCACTGGCTCCCACTCCCAGACTTTGCCAGACTGTTGCCTCAGCTACAGTGGTAGAGACGCATCTTGCTGACAGTACTCCCatagtgtttgtgttgctgctgattcCTGCAGCCTTCACTTTCCACTAACCAACAATAAACTGCTTAAACTGAGCTGCTGTCTCCTGTGTCTGCATTTATGTCCCCTTCCTAACTAAACCTGACAGCGAGCTAGCAGTCATCAAGCCACTAGCCattagccactaaaaatacttgttatttttaaggctagggaaaggtttgttgtcatggttaaggtaaggaaaaggtaaGGGTGAAGgtcctgaaatattaactaaCGTTAAGCTACTAAGAAACAAACGCTCCTCTagtttggatttgaactctGTAAGGTGTGTTgactgacccatccaccaccacaccaGCCTCCTTGTGCAGACTTTGTTGCTCCCTTAATATTACACCACAATGTTACTTTACAGGACCGCTAGGtcacttaactttaaaatgtagctataggtcataataagctgctgtacaaatgtcTTATGGTGTCATTTTTTGCCAAAGGACAAACTCCTATTACTACTACAGTTTAAAgttcttttgttatttttt is a genomic window of Myripristis murdjan chromosome 15, fMyrMur1.1, whole genome shotgun sequence containing:
- the LOC115372886 gene encoding mas-related G-protein coupled receptor member B1-like; translation: MDLYNISFDMEDWYDISIENDTYGLEPDLPPTFFVTSCIVSSIGLPLTLLAIYALYSLVQENNVAPVYVINLLISDLIQMCCFVILVAQPKNFIMFVVSAIIYSIGLMASVGFMVCVAMERFLVIACPLWYCFRRNIKITLVVCLMIWVLPLLLGFLGYFSFKFLHEDLLLPTYLLLPFPLLIFFLAGTVKALSSSISEGLSPLMDLVLYIFMKKGTVDKLLGCLCRCRMTTEQEQGQMFTADSNTPQMVSSM